In Kryptolebias marmoratus isolate JLee-2015 linkage group LG20, ASM164957v2, whole genome shotgun sequence, a genomic segment contains:
- the acsl3b gene encoding long-chain-fatty-acid--CoA ligase 3b — protein MMKLKEEINPLLLQVFRSVVWVYSVITFIPWYFFSGAGTNLERARRIKAKSVSGRPAGPYRATNSQGKLVAWVKPGVDTLDKMFEYAAKMFPERDCLGSREVLSEEDELQPNGKVFKKVILGNYNWLSYEEAYNVAKCFGSGLAALNQKPFYNIAIICETRAEWVVAAQACFMYNFPLVTLYATLGPKAIAHGLNETEVTHIITSKDLLQSRLKAILCDVPRLQYIIVVDSKPTSWSDMPRGIMIYNMDTVKELGSKPENIAVERRQPKPSDIAVIMYTSGSTGIPKGVMISHGNIIAGIAGMAERIPNLNETDTYIGYLPLAHVLELSAELVCISHGCRIGYSSPQTLADQSSKIKKGSKGDTSVLKPTLMAAVPEIMDRIYKNVMTKVEEMSKFQKTLFVLAYNYKMEQISKGYRTPLCDSLVFKRVRSLLGGNTRILLSGGAPLSAATQRFMNVCLCCPVGQGYGLTETCGAGTITEVWDYSTGRVGAPLVCSEFKLKDWEEGGYYSTDKPNPRGEILIGGPNVTMGYYKSDGKNHEDFFVDENGQRWFCTGDIGEFHPDGCLKIIDRKKDLVKLQAGEYVSLGKVEAVLKNCPYVDNICAYANSDQSYVISFVVPNHKHLMALAEQMQISGAWEEICNNPQIEKEVLRIITEAAVSGKLERFEIPKKIRLSAEPWTPETGLVTDAFKLKRKELKTHYQEDIERMYGGK, from the exons ATGATGAAGTTGAAGGAAGAAATAAACCCACtgctcctgcaggttttccgcTCTGTCGTCTGGGTCTACTCCGTCATCACCTTTATACCGTGGTACTTCTTTTCCGGGGCCGGCACCAACTTGGAACGAGCCCGCCGGATAAAGGCAAAGTCAGTGAGCGGACGCCCGGCGGGGCCCTACAGGGCCACCAACAGCCAGGGGAAGTTGGTAGCATGGGTGAAACCTGGAGTGGACACActggacaaaatgtttgaatatgCTGCAAAGATGTTTCCAGAGAGAGACTGTCTGGGCAGCAGGGAGGTGCTTAGCGAGGAGGATGAACTCCAGCCAAACGGCAAAGTGTTCAAAAAG GTAATTCTTGGGAACTACAACTGGCTCTCATACGAGGAAGCCTACAATGTGGCAAAGTGTTTTGGAAGTGGCCTGGCAGCTCTTAATCAGAAGCCCTTCTATAACATCGCCATCATTTGTGAGACCAGAGCCGAGTGGGTTGTGGCAGCGCAAGCCTGCTTCATGTACAATTTCCCAC TCGTGACGTTGTACGCCACTCTTGGGCCCAAGGCCATCGCTCATGGCCTGAACGAGACCGAAGTCACGCACATCATCACGAGCAAAGACCTGCTGCAGAGCCGTCTGAAG GCCATTCTGTGTGATGTCCCGAGGCTGCAGTATATCATTGTTGTGGACAGTAAACCCACAAGCTGGTCAGACATGCCCAGAGGCATCATGATATATAACATGGACACGGTGAAGGAGCTGGGATCCAAGCCAGAAAACA TTGCAGTAGAGCGCAGGCAGCCGAAGCCCTCGGACATCGCCGTCATCATGTACACCAGCGGCTCCACGGGCATTCCTAAGGGTGTCATGATCTCCCATGGCAACATCATCGCCGGCATTGCAGGCATGGCCGAGCGAATCCCTAACCTCAA TGAGACAGACACCTACATTGGCTACCTGCCGCTGGCCCACGTTTTAGAGCTCAGCGCAGAACTAGTGTGCATCTCTCATGGATGTCGCATCGGGTATTCCTCTCCTCAGACTCTTGCGGACCAG TCCTCGAAGATCAAGAAGGGCAGTAAAGGGGATACCAGTGTGCTGAAACCTACTCTGATGGCTGCTGTACCA GAAATCATGGACCGAATCTACAAAAATGTCATGACCAAAGTGGAGGAGATGAGCAAATTCCAGAAAACGCTCTTTGTACTCGCTTACAACTACAAGATGGAGCAGATCTCCAAGGGATACCGAACTCCTCTCTGTGACAG TCTGGTTTTCAAACGAGTGCGGTCCCTCTTGGGAGGAAACACGCGGATTCTGCTCTCTGGCGGAGCTCCACTATCGGCTGCAACGCAGCGTTTCATGAACGTCTGCCTGTGCTGTCCCGTGGGGCAGGGCTACGGCTTGACGGAGACCTGTGGAGCTGGCACCATCACTGAGG TTTGGGACTACAGCACAGGACGGGTCGGTGCTCCGCTGGTATGCTCCGAGTTCAAGCTGAAGGACTGGGAGGAGG GTGGTTACTACAGCACAGATAAGCCTAACCCACGAGGAGAAATTCTGATCGGCGGGCCCAATGTAACAATGGGTTACTACAAAAGTGACGGCAAGAATCACGAGGACTTCTTCGTGGACGAGAATGGCCAGAGGTGGTTCTGCACCGGAGACATCGGAGAGTTCCACCCTGATGGATGCCTCAAGATCATCG ACCGTAAGAAAGACCTGGTCAAACTGCAGGCGGGGGAATACGTCTCTCTTGGAAAAGTAGAAGCTGTTCTGAAGAACTGCCCTTATGTAGACAATATCTGTGCCTATGCCAATAG tgatCAGTCGTATGTGATCAGCTTTGTGGTGCCTAATCACAAACATCTAATGGCACTGGCAGAGCAGATGCAAATTAGCGGCGCATGGGAAGAAATCTGCAACAACCCCCAGATAGAGAAGGAGGTCCTCCGCATCATTACTGAGGCTGCTGTTTCAG GCAAACTGGAGCGATTCGAGATTCCCAAGAAGATCCGTCTGAGCGCTGAACCCTGGACACCAGAGACTGGCCTGGTCACTGATGCATTCAAACTGAAGCGCAAGGAGCTGAAAACACACTACCAAGAAGACATTGAGAGGATGTATGGTGGAAAATAG